The Pseudomonadota bacterium genome segment GCCGCCAACGCAGATCGAGGTGCGTCGTCGGCTCGTCGAGCAGCAGCAGGGGCGCCTGCTGCGCCACCGTCATCGCCACCAGCGCGCGCTGGCGCTCACCGCCGCTGAGACGGCCCAAGGGTTGCTCGCTCAGGACCTGCAGATCGCAGCGCGCGATCGCGCCCTCGACCACCGCATGATCCTCCGGTGCGAGCCGCCCCCACCAGCCAAGGTGGGGTGTGCGCCCGAGCTCGACGAGCTCGCGCACTGTCAGCTCGGGATCGAGCGCGAGCGTCTGCGGCAGCAGCGCGACCCGCTGAGCCCGCGCGCGCGGCGCCAGCGCTGCGAGCGCCTCCCCACCGAGTCGAAGGGTACCCGCGAGGGCGGGCAAGGCGCCGCAGAGCGTCAGCATCAGGCTCGTCTTGCCGGCGCCGTTCGGTCCCACGACCGCCAGCGCCTCGCCCCGCACGAGGCGCAGCGCGGCCAGCGCACCGAGCGGCGCCTGTGCCGCTCGGCCCCAGCGCAGCTGCTCTAGCTCGAGGCGAGGCGGCTCGCCCGCGCGCGCGGGCGCGAAGGCCGCGGCGGGCCTGGGCCGAAGGCGATGCTCGTCTGCCACCATCACCCTTCCGTCGTCCTTGAGCCGGCTTTCGCGCAAGCGCCCTCTCCGCCCCAGAGGGTCGCTCAACGCGCCGGGCGTAGTTGCCGCTTGAGCTGAACCAGCAGCAACGGGCAGCCCAGCAGGCCCGTCAGAACGCCGACCGGCAGCTCCTCCGGCGCCAGCGCCGTACGCGCCACCGTGTCGGCCACGAGGACCAGCAGGGCCCCACCGGCCGCCGCCGCCGGCAGCGTGGCGCGAAAATCGCTGCCGACCAAGCGCCGCACCAAGGGCGGCACGATCAGCCCCACGTAGCCGATCAGGCCGGCAACCGCCACGGCCACCGCCGCCAGCACGCTGGCCAGCAACGCGACCTCGCGCACGACGCGCGGCGCGTCGAGACCCACGCCGCCCGCCGCAGCGGTACCGAGCGCGAAGGCGTTGAGGCGGTGGGCCCAACCCCGCAGCAGCACCCCGACCACAGCGGCCAAGAGGGTGCAGGCCACGAGCTGCGGCCAGTCGACGAAGCCGATGCCGCCGAGCAACCAGCTGGTCGTCAGCCGCAGCCGGAAGGGGTCAGCGCGGGTGAGCAGCAGCGTCATCAGCGCGGCGCAGAAGG includes the following:
- a CDS encoding ABC transporter ATP-binding protein produces the protein MRESRLKDDGRVMVADEHRLRPRPAAAFAPARAGEPPRLELEQLRWGRAAQAPLGALAALRLVRGEALAVVGPNGAGKTSLMLTLCGALPALAGTLRLGGEALAALAPRARAQRVALLPQTLALDPELTVRELVELGRTPHLGWWGRLAPEDHAVVEGAIARCDLQVLSEQPLGRLSGGERQRALVAMTVAQQAPLLLLDEPTTHLDLRWRHQLFELLQGLRRDLGVAVVMVLHDLAEAYREADRVLVLGAGRAEELARDEPARCERLATVFGVPPDRLGV
- a CDS encoding iron ABC transporter permease, whose amino-acid sequence is MRRRAPLLTAGFLLLIAIAAWVALGLGVDAAGRRYDLDWPRRLLSADDGLRAPLVHLRGPRVAAALLVGAALGVAGLALQGLTRNPLADPYLLGVSGGAGLAVVLLHSVPGLGAALGWAALPLSAFVGALAALALVLTLAQTAGGRLSLVSLLLAGVVVNAFCAALMTLLLTRADPFRLRLTTSWLLGGIGFVDWPQLVACTLLAAVVGVLLRGWAHRLNAFALGTAAAGGVGLDAPRVVREVALLASVLAAVAVAVAGLIGYVGLIVPPLVRRLVGSDFRATLPAAAAGGALLVLVADTVARTALAPEELPVGVLTGLLGCPLLLVQLKRQLRPAR